A stretch of the Colias croceus chromosome 13, ilColCroc2.1 genome encodes the following:
- the LOC123696701 gene encoding fungus-induced protein 1-like: protein MKSLLIFACLMVALGFAQGYLYSRPYYSGYGQYPSYGYGSGYGGGYGNGYGSYGTYRPYYSRGYYGGYPGRNLYSYY from the coding sequence ATGAAATCCCTCCTAATCTTCGCGTGCCTCATGGTAGCCCTCGGCTTTGCCCAGGGCTACCTTTATAGCCGTCCCTACTACTCCGGTTACGGTCAATACCCAAGCTACGGTTACGGCAGCGGTTACGGCGGCGGTTACGGGAACGGCTACGGATCTTATGGCACGTACCGGCCGTACTACAGCAGAGGATATTATGGCGGTTACCCGGGCCGGAATCTGTATTCTTACTATTGA